TGTCATAGAAATCCTCAGATTGAGCCTGACCAGAGCGCATCGGCTGGTTGTAGACCATACGACCAAACAGACACAAAAGCAGATAGTTAAAGTCAAACGCCAATAAATTTTTCTTGCCTAAATATTGTGCTGGTCCAGTAAGCTGCAACAACACCGGGCCTAATTGCACCTGATTACCAATTTCGCCTTTGGTTGAATCCTGGTCTAAAGTAGCACTAAAAGAAAGCTGGACAGCGACAAATTTTGGCACATACAAACCCTTCCCTAAGATAATTCCACCACGTTTGCGCGCTTTTTTCGTGCCAGTAGCAAAGCAAAGTTGCCATTTGCCCAGAAGCGATTCCAAGGGATAAGTCAGCCGTTCCTGTTTGGCAGCTTTCTCAGCTTCTAATAACGCATTTACAACTGTTTCAGCAGTAGGACGTGCGCCCCCTTGTCCGCGATATGCAGCCACTGCTTGAGATAGGGTGGATGTGAAATCAGCCATTTAGTATATTTCTATGAAGTATTTTTTAAATAGCTTGAGATTATAGCACAATAGAGGAACAAGTTTTATAAAAATCTCGGTTGCTGGTAACTCAACAAAATTGTCTTTGGTGTGGTTTGGGTAGAGTGCAAAACTGATAACTCAACTTGCTGACCTGTAGACATTGCGAGGTGACAATATGGATGCTCACAAAATCCTGAAACTTTATGCAGCAGGAGAACGCACATTTAATCGCGCCAATTTACATCAAATAAATCTTTGCGCTGCTAACTTAAGTGGTGCTAATTTTACTGAAGCTGACTTAAGTGGTGCTAACCTCAGCCAAGCTAATTTAAGTGGATGTAACTTTAGTCGGGCAAATCTGACTGATGCTGACCTGAGTGGTGCAAACTTGAACCGTGCAAACTTGAGCGAAGTCAACTTAATTGGTGCTGACCTGATTCGGGTTAACCTAGAGGAGACTAATTTAAGTCGTGCAGATTTGCGGAGTGCAAATTTAGAAATTGCCAGCCTGATAGGTGCAAACCTGAGTGAAGCGGAAATGAGTGGGGCAAATTTAAGAAACGCTAATCTCAGAAAGACTAATTTAATTGCTTGCAATATCAATGAAGCCGAACTCAGTGGCGCAGACTTAGCAGGAGCAATCATTATTGAGCAAGAGAAAACTGAAGGAATATTGCATATAGGAATATCTCATAAATGGGTTACTTGGGCTGGGAGTTATTCCTAATTCTTAGAAATGCAGATTTCATCAAAGAACCTCACCCCCAACCCCTCTCCTTACGAAGGCTATCGTGTACACACAAGTCCTTCCTGTCTGCGTTTGAGCCTGTTTTGCCCCCTAAATCCCCCAAGTTTGGGGGACTTTGAAAATTCTTGTTCCCCCATAATTGGGGGTTAGGGGGCGATTCGATCACTTGTGTGTACACCGTAGCCTTACGAAGGAGAGGGGAGATTTTCACACAAGTTCCAGAAGGGGTGAGGTTAAAAACTGGATTTGTACGTTATTAAAAAAACGCAGCAGGGAAACAACAGACGTTTTTTCCCTTTTGAGCCATCTTAATAAACTAAAGGTGCTATACCGCGCATCTGACGCAAAGCATTTATACACTGTGGACAGTCACAATTAAATAAATTAACGGCCATATCGCTTTCCTCAATATTAAAGGCTAGCATGGTATCTTCATTTTCACCTGCAAACTCAACTGTAGGTTGATCTTTAGGGATTTGAGCTAATACGGAAGCTCTAGCACACACGGGCTTCCATATATGTTGATTCTGGACACAAATTAGTTTATCTGCATTGTTTGCTTGGGCTTCGGCCGCTTGTGCTTGGTTAGCCATTGCTCCCATAGAAAGGATAGAACTAACTAGCATGGGAGTGGAAAGCAAACTAAGTATAGTTTTTTTGTTCATGAGGTTTCCTTTTTAAACAATCCTGATTGCCCAGATTATCCGATTACATCTTACGATTCAAGCAAATATCGATCAGGAATGCCAGCGAGTTGTACCATTTGATTGATCAATTAAAGTCATGCCAAGTTCCTGCAATTCATTGCGAATGCGATCGCTTTCCCTGAAATTCTTGGATTGACGCACTGTTTGACGCTGCTGAATCAAAATTTGAATCTCTTCGTCAGTCAACTTGCTAGCGGTGATACTGGGGGCTTCTGGTTGAGCTTCCAGTCCCAAAACCTGAGCTAAATTCACCAGAGTTTGCCATTGCTGCTGAATTTGTTCTGGAGGACTGTCTGTTTTGCCTTCGTGAGTCAACAAATTACTTTGACGGCGTAATTCCTTCGCCAGTTCAAATACAACCGCTAATGCCCCAGGCGTGTTAAAGTCATCATCCATCGCCCCTTGAAAACTTTCGATGTAAGGATTATTCTCACGGACTACTCCCTACTACCCACCATCGGGTCAATCTGAATTTTAACATTAGTGCTTGAGATCAATTTAGTTCACACTCATGCAACACTAAAAAATTTTAGTATATTTTATAACTTATAGTTAATTTGTAATTTCTAGTTTATTTATTAAAGTAGAGACAAGAATTTTCCTATCTCTACACCTAAATCATGAGCTAGATAGAATTAGCTCTATGAAAACGATTTAATGAAAGTTAGCATTGTGGCGGATCAAATTCATAAATTCGTCACGAGTTTTGGAATCTTCCGCAAAAACTCCACGCATGGCACTACTAAGAGTCCAAGAACCGGGTTTTTGCACACCGCGCATGACCATACACATATGAGTTGCTTCCACAACTACTGCGACACCTTGGGGTTTGAGCAAATTTTGTAATGCGTCAGCAATTTGGCTGGTGAGACGTTCTTGGACTTGTAAACGTCGTCCATACATTTCACAAATGCGGGCGATTTTAGATAAACCGATGACTTTACCGTTGGGAATGTAGGCAACATGAGCGCGGCCAATAATTGGCAGGATATGATGCTCACAGGAACTGAAAATATCGATGTCCCGAACCAACACCATTTCATTGGCATCTTCTGTGAATACTGCTCCATTTAGCAGTTCATCCAAAGATTCAGTGTATCCCTTTGTGAGAAATTGCAAGGCTTTCATGACTCTTTTGGGAGTGTCTTTGAGTCCTTCGCGGTCTGGATCTTCTCCTAATCCAATCAACAGAGTCCGCACAGCCTGCATCATTTCTGCTTCTGTTACTTTTGGCTGCTTTTGAGCAGTTAAAGACGATAGTACCTGATCGGCAGAAGTTAGATCGGGACGAATCGATAAAGTCATTTTTTGAGTTTTGTACGAATGTTTTGATGAATTAGTCAGTTGTGAGATTTCGGTGGTAATGACCGCTGACTACCTCTGACTAATGAATGAGTGTAACATAACTTTACACGTTCTCATCATACCAAACATTTATGCAAATGCGAGTGAATTTCGCTGCTTTTTAAGTTTCTGCCAATAACAACTAGCTGATTTTTTGGTTGAGAACACCAATCATCGGCGTGTAAATTATAACGTGATCCGCTAAGTTGAAAGATATGACGTAGATCACTGTCATTAAACCAAAGTATGCATTTCGCACGAAATACACCGGCTGGCATTTCTTCTGTGAGGAAGGCTTCAAACTTGTTAACATCAAAAGGGCGATCGCTTTGGAAGGAAATCGATATAAAGCCATCATTATCTAAGTGGTCAGAGTGATGGTGATGATGTTCGTGATCATGATGGTGTTCATGCTCCTTGTGGGCATCCGCCTCGGCAATAGAGATATACTCTTGCTGGGGTGTTAGCTGCGTGTCCAAAATCAATGGTAACGGAACTTCCCCATATTGAGTGTGCAGAATCTTCGCACCCACTTTCATCTCATGGATGTAAGTTTCAACTTCTTTGATTTTTTCTGGAGTAGCAAGATCAACTTTATTCAGGAGAATTATATCTCCATAAGTGATCTGTTTTAAAGCCGATTCACTTTGAAAATGTTCTGCATCAAAAGCTTCTACATCTACCAAAGTAATAATAGAATCAAGGTTTGTTAAATCTCTGAGTTCTGTACCTAAAAATGTTAAGATAATTGGTAAAGGGTCAGCCACTCCAGTGGTTTCTATAACGAAATAATCAATGCGGTCTTCTCTTTCTAAGATACGATAAACAGCATCAACTAAGCCATCATTAATAGTACAACAAATACAACCATTGCTGAGTTCCATCATGTCTTGGTCTACAGAAACCAGCAATTGGCTATCTATATTAATATCGCCAAACTCATTGACTAGAACAGCAACCTTTAAATTTTCCTTGTTTTTGAGAATTTGATTGAGAAGAGTAGTTTTACCACTTCCTAAAAACCCAGTAATCAAAGTAACCGGCATTCCCCGTTTAGGAATCTCCGATGTGATGTTGGTTGCTAATGGTGTAAGAGTAGTCATATTACTTCTAATGGTAAAATTTTAGACCTTGCTGCCAGCCATATTACTGGTACAAATTCCCCTGGGACTGGATAACAGAACTAACCATAACGATAAAATAATGAGAATCGTTATCATCTTAGCGCAAAAAAAACCAATTGCCAAAAATACCTTTCCTCTTCCTCTCCCCTCCGCGCCTCTGCGTCTCTGCGTGACACTAATTCCTTACAAATCTGCATCCTTCAGCGATCGCCTAGCCAACTTAGTGTAAGTTTTAACAGTAGCCACAGGCATTTCCAAATCTTCAGCTATCAGCCTTAAAGACTCGCCCATTTCGCGCCGTGCCAAAATTG
This is a stretch of genomic DNA from Nodularia sp. LEGE 06071. It encodes these proteins:
- a CDS encoding DALR domain-containing protein, whose protein sequence is MDDDFNTPGALAVVFELAKELRRQSNLLTHEGKTDSPPEQIQQQWQTLVNLAQVLGLEAQPEAPSITASKLTDEEIQILIQQRQTVRQSKNFRESDRIRNELQELGMTLIDQSNGTTRWHS
- the folE gene encoding GTP cyclohydrolase I FolE, with amino-acid sequence MTLSIRPDLTSADQVLSSLTAQKQPKVTEAEMMQAVRTLLIGLGEDPDREGLKDTPKRVMKALQFLTKGYTESLDELLNGAVFTEDANEMVLVRDIDIFSSCEHHILPIIGRAHVAYIPNGKVIGLSKIARICEMYGRRLQVQERLTSQIADALQNLLKPQGVAVVVEATHMCMVMRGVQKPGSWTLSSAMRGVFAEDSKTRDEFMNLIRHNANFH
- a CDS encoding pentapeptide repeat-containing protein, translated to MDAHKILKLYAAGERTFNRANLHQINLCAANLSGANFTEADLSGANLSQANLSGCNFSRANLTDADLSGANLNRANLSEVNLIGADLIRVNLEETNLSRADLRSANLEIASLIGANLSEAEMSGANLRNANLRKTNLIACNINEAELSGADLAGAIIIEQEKTEGILHIGISHKWVTWAGSYS
- a CDS encoding CobW family GTP-binding protein; its protein translation is MTTLTPLATNITSEIPKRGMPVTLITGFLGSGKTTLLNQILKNKENLKVAVLVNEFGDINIDSQLLVSVDQDMMELSNGCICCTINDGLVDAVYRILEREDRIDYFVIETTGVADPLPIILTFLGTELRDLTNLDSIITLVDVEAFDAEHFQSESALKQITYGDIILLNKVDLATPEKIKEVETYIHEMKVGAKILHTQYGEVPLPLILDTQLTPQQEYISIAEADAHKEHEHHHDHEHHHHHSDHLDNDGFISISFQSDRPFDVNKFEAFLTEEMPAGVFRAKCILWFNDSDLRHIFQLSGSRYNLHADDWCSQPKNQLVVIGRNLKSSEIHSHLHKCLV